Proteins encoded in a region of the Trichosurus vulpecula isolate mTriVul1 chromosome 9, mTriVul1.pri, whole genome shotgun sequence genome:
- the LOC118830644 gene encoding G-protein coupled receptor 22-like — translation METHSDLPVLGTSDGPGAGAAVGSSQDAGWAGGPFPGGFRASLAGVLLLELALGLGCNAAALLLHRARAGPRASASARLTLSLHVLDTLICALCVPLSVAVLLLPTTPPRAPASVRPASLLCRFHEAGVTFSGVATAAGVLAVSLDRYDMSARPARRRLTPARALLLLAIAWLISLAAFFLPFVEAGLAPGAWDEASGADNRTGVSCVGTGGDGGVAGRGAPAGRGHLLVQIPAFVAALVGLLVTYARVLHALSAGLGARASRRRRRGRRRGRGCGSGAGAGEARGLSPMPPPAAAAPGPAPPPPALQTSVSVILALRRAVRRHRDRRARRRRVLRRSLLIVSSFVGCWAPLSVGNLLLLCMGPSERLARLRLCCLAAAYGTTVLHPLLYAFPRRSLSRALRSQGRRHAVCALRPEPPAPAAAIVRNSWLGTRKGQGKAEEAGDRGLGLDGQPPD, via the coding sequence GGGCTTCCGGGCCTCGCTGGCGGGcgtgctgcttctggagctcgcTCTGGGCCTGGGCTGCAACGCTGCTGCCCTGCTTCTGCACCGGGCCAGGGCCGGCCCCAGGGCCTCGGCCAGCGCACGCCTCACCCTCAGCCTGCACGTGCTGGACACGCTCATCTGCGCGCTTTGTGTCCCGCTCAGCGTGGCCGTACTCCTGCTGCCCACGACGCCACCTCGCGCTCCAGCCTCGGTGCGCCCAGCAAGCCTGCTCTGCCGCTTCCATGAGGCCGGCGTCACCTTCAGCGGCGTGGCCACTGCAGCCGGCGTACTCGCCGTGAGCCTGGACCGCTATGACATGTCCGCGCGGCCCGCTCGCCGTCGTCTCACGCCTGCCCGCgccctgttgctcctagccatcGCTTGGCTGATCTCCCTGGCAGCCTTCTTCTTGCCCTTTGTGGAGGCCGGGCTGGCTCCGGGGGCGTGGGATGAGGCCTCGGGTGCTGACAATCGCACCGGCGTGTCCTGTGTAGGCACAGGCGGAGATGGGGGCGTGGCGGGCCGAGGGGCACCTGCTGGCAGGGGCCACCTCCTGGTGCAGATCCCCGCCTTCGTGGCGGCTCTTGTGGGACTGCTGGTGACCTACGCGCGCGTCCTCCACGCGCTGAGCGCGGGCCTCGGTGCGCGAGCCAGtcggagaaggagaagggggaggcgGCGAGGACGCGGCTGTGGATCTGGGGCCGGAGCTGGAGAGGCCCGGGGGCTGAGTCCGATGCCACCGCCGGCCGCGGCCGCCCCGGGCCCCGCACCCCCGCCGCCAGCCCTGCAAACTTCGGTGTCTGTAATTCTAGCGCTGCGGCGAGCTGTGCGCAGGCACCGAGACAGGAGGGCTCGGAGGAGGCGGGTTTTGCGCCGGTCGCTGCTCATCGTCAGCTCTTTTGTGGGATGCTGGGCTCCACTGTCTGTGGGCAATCTGCTTCTTCTGTGCATGGGCCCCAGCGAGCGTCTGGCCCGCCTACGGCTCTGCTGCTTGGCGGCGGCCTACGGTACCACGGTGCTGCACCCGCTGCTCTACGCCTTCCCTCGCCGCTCTCTCAGCCGGGCGCTGCGAAGCCAAGGCCGGAGGCATGCTGTGTGCGCCTTGCGACCCGAACCACCTGCTCCGGCTGCTGCTATTGTGCGGAATTCCTGGCTAGGAACGCGAAAAGGCCAGGGCAAGGCAGAGGAAGCCGGGGACCGTGGTTTGGGCTTGGATGGACAGCCCCCGGACTGA